A region from the Solibacillus sp. FSL H8-0523 genome encodes:
- a CDS encoding HD domain-containing phosphohydrolase, with amino-acid sequence MPKIEQLLLQDIQPGDILAADIYVERQLIMTKGSPITEKAIDLLKRKSVHFVSIYYNEQPTVLTDLGLSALKTEQATPTESFTFNFATTSEESFQTFDFYAVLAELDIEIRYGQMLKNENNIDYLRTLLDSILSNNVYSNYLMQLKKWDYHSYIHSIDVFIIGTLFARHLNLDNIKQLATSYLLHDIGKLKIPREILSKPGRLTIQEFEEMKTHTIQGEAIFKQIGLADLSYIAKSHHERRNGEGYPESVPTAFTAELELLQIIDVYSATTMKRTYRDAMRAADAFSLLYRDEEQFNDSLLTLFVDFIGIYPENSIVLLSDGFHGIVEKTNPQFPTSPRVKCMETNISMHISINNDITIVKMISHQSEDKTELLNTFYNELVSANVESAKKTYLKIVDNFKVIEYFTKIFIPVYKILNLLHMQKAISDKKHSDVIGYMKQLMEQKITEQIDNDLYKEDVLILVDDQFQKDYFFTVLLGLIHNDHVKPHIMPLSSSLDMILNKLDTANFTTTCVLSNANTDTLLLSYLPNMFEVPKNKIENYLSSLIGDNKDAFNFHYLLEDLAVDKVPVFI; translated from the coding sequence ATGCCGAAAATTGAACAACTTTTGCTTCAAGATATTCAGCCCGGTGATATCCTTGCTGCCGATATCTACGTTGAACGACAACTCATCATGACAAAGGGCAGTCCCATCACAGAAAAAGCAATCGATTTGCTTAAACGAAAAAGTGTGCATTTTGTTTCGATCTATTATAACGAGCAACCAACTGTATTGACGGATTTAGGTCTATCCGCGTTAAAAACTGAACAAGCTACACCAACTGAAAGCTTTACATTTAACTTTGCAACTACGTCAGAAGAAAGCTTCCAAACCTTTGACTTCTATGCGGTATTAGCAGAACTTGATATCGAAATTCGCTACGGACAAATGCTAAAAAATGAAAATAATATTGATTACTTACGTACGTTATTAGACTCCATTTTATCAAATAATGTATATTCTAATTATTTAATGCAATTAAAGAAGTGGGACTACCACTCTTATATCCATTCAATTGACGTGTTTATTATCGGTACGCTGTTTGCACGCCATTTAAATTTAGATAATATCAAACAGCTAGCAACAAGCTATTTACTACATGATATCGGGAAGTTAAAAATCCCGCGCGAAATCTTATCAAAACCTGGTCGCTTAACGATACAAGAGTTTGAAGAGATGAAAACCCATACGATTCAAGGGGAGGCCATTTTCAAGCAAATCGGCTTAGCTGACCTTTCTTATATAGCGAAATCTCACCATGAACGCCGCAATGGTGAGGGCTATCCAGAAAGCGTCCCGACAGCATTTACAGCGGAGCTTGAATTATTGCAAATTATAGACGTATACTCTGCGACTACGATGAAGCGTACTTACCGCGATGCGATGCGTGCAGCTGACGCCTTTAGTTTACTTTATCGTGATGAAGAGCAATTCAACGATAGTCTATTAACACTATTTGTTGACTTTATTGGCATTTATCCTGAAAACTCGATTGTCCTTTTATCTGACGGTTTTCATGGAATTGTTGAAAAAACAAATCCGCAATTCCCAACGTCTCCACGTGTGAAATGTATGGAAACGAACATTTCAATGCATATTTCAATCAATAACGACATCACAATTGTCAAAATGATTTCACACCAATCAGAGGATAAAACAGAGCTATTAAATACCTTTTATAACGAACTTGTCAGCGCAAATGTTGAAAGCGCGAAAAAGACCTATTTAAAGATTGTCGATAACTTTAAAGTAATTGAGTATTTTACGAAAATTTTTATTCCGGTATATAAAATTTTAAATTTACTGCATATGCAAAAAGCCATTTCAGATAAAAAGCATTCTGATGTAATTGGTTATATGAAGCAGCTAATGGAACAAAAAATTACGGAACAAATCGACAATGATTTATATAAAGAAGATGTGTTGATTTTAGTAGATGATCAATTCCAAAAAGATTATTTCTTTACCGTACTTTTAGGCCTTATTCATAATGACCACGTGAAGCCACACATCATGCCATTATCCTCAAGCTTAGATATGATTTTAAACAAGCTCGACACAGCCAATTTCACAACAACTTGTGTGCTGAGCAACGCCAATACCGATACGTTATTACTATCCTATTTACCGAATATGTTTGAAGTACCGAAAAATAAAATCGAAAACTACTTATCTAGCCTGATTGGTGATAATAAGGACGCATTTAACTTCCATTATTTGCTTGAAGATTTAGCAGTCGATAAAGTTCCGGTATTTATATAA
- the leuS gene encoding leucine--tRNA ligase: MSFNHQQIEKKWQAFWDVNKTFKTENDESKPKFYALDMFPYPSGAGLHVGHPEGYTATDILSRFKRMQGYNVLHPMGWDAFGLPAEQYALDTGNDPAEFTAKNIATFKRQINELGFSYDWDREINTTDPSYYKWTQWIFTKLVEMDLAYVDEVAVNWCEALGTVLANEEVIDGLSERGGHPVVRKPMRQWVLRITKYADRLIDDLLDVDWPESIKDMQRNWIGRSEGAQVKFTVANTDKDFEVFTTRPDTLFGATYCVLAPEHKLVAQITSPEQKEAVEAYLEKVSLKSDLERTDLAKEKTGVFTGAYAVNPINGKQVPIWIADYVLATYGTGAIMAVPAHDERDYEFAKEFGLEITAVLEGGDIDKEAFTGDGVHINSEFLDGLNKADGIAKAITWLEENAVGEKKVTYRLRDWLFSRQRYWGEPIPVIHWEDGTMTTIPEDQLPLELPKTTNIRPSGTGESPLANIEEWVNVVDPVTGLKGRRETNTMPQWAGSSWYFLRYIDPTNDKAIADPELLKRWLPVDIYIGGAEHAVLHLLYARFWHKVLYDLGVVHTKEPFQKLFNQGMILGEGNEKMSKSKGNVVNPDDIIESHGADTLRLYEMFMGPLEASVAWSTNGLDGARRFLDRIWRLFVTEEGKLADKVQVSDDKNLEKAYHQTVKKVTDDYEGIRFNTAISQMMVFINDCYKAEVIPTEYAEGFVKLLSPLAPHVAEELWAILGHEGTITYAEWPSFDESKLVDDEIEVVVQVLGKVRAKVTVAKDVSKEELEKVALEDSKVQEFIEGKTIVKVIVIPGKLVNIVVK, translated from the coding sequence GTGAGCTTTAATCATCAGCAAATCGAAAAAAAATGGCAAGCGTTTTGGGATGTTAACAAAACATTCAAAACTGAAAATGACGAATCAAAACCAAAATTCTACGCATTAGACATGTTCCCGTACCCATCAGGTGCAGGCCTTCACGTAGGTCACCCAGAAGGCTACACAGCAACAGATATCCTTTCTCGTTTCAAACGTATGCAAGGTTATAACGTACTTCATCCAATGGGTTGGGATGCGTTCGGTTTACCAGCAGAGCAATACGCACTTGATACAGGAAATGACCCAGCAGAATTCACTGCTAAAAACATTGCGACATTCAAGCGTCAAATTAATGAGCTAGGCTTTTCATATGACTGGGATCGTGAAATTAACACAACAGATCCTTCATACTACAAATGGACGCAATGGATTTTCACGAAATTAGTGGAAATGGATTTAGCTTACGTGGACGAAGTGGCTGTGAACTGGTGTGAAGCATTAGGAACAGTACTTGCAAACGAAGAAGTAATCGATGGTCTTTCTGAACGCGGTGGTCACCCAGTTGTGCGTAAACCAATGCGCCAATGGGTACTACGTATTACAAAATACGCAGACCGTTTAATCGACGACTTACTAGACGTTGACTGGCCTGAATCAATTAAGGATATGCAGCGTAACTGGATCGGCCGTTCTGAAGGTGCACAAGTGAAATTCACTGTTGCAAACACAGACAAAGACTTCGAGGTATTTACAACACGTCCAGATACATTATTTGGTGCAACATACTGTGTACTAGCACCAGAGCATAAATTAGTTGCACAAATTACGTCTCCAGAGCAAAAAGAAGCGGTAGAAGCGTATCTTGAAAAGGTTTCACTAAAATCTGATTTAGAACGTACAGACTTAGCGAAAGAAAAAACAGGTGTCTTCACAGGCGCTTATGCAGTGAACCCAATCAACGGCAAACAAGTGCCAATTTGGATCGCGGATTATGTATTAGCAACTTACGGTACAGGTGCAATTATGGCGGTTCCTGCGCATGATGAGCGTGACTATGAATTCGCGAAAGAGTTCGGCCTAGAAATTACAGCGGTTCTTGAAGGTGGCGACATCGATAAAGAAGCATTCACTGGTGACGGTGTTCACATTAACTCAGAATTCTTAGACGGCTTAAACAAAGCAGACGGGATTGCTAAGGCAATCACTTGGTTAGAAGAAAATGCGGTTGGTGAAAAGAAAGTAACGTATCGCCTACGTGACTGGTTATTCTCACGTCAACGTTATTGGGGCGAGCCAATTCCAGTTATTCACTGGGAAGATGGCACAATGACAACGATTCCAGAGGATCAACTACCTCTTGAGTTACCAAAAACAACAAATATCCGTCCTTCAGGTACAGGTGAATCGCCACTTGCGAACATCGAGGAGTGGGTAAATGTTGTAGACCCAGTTACAGGGTTAAAAGGTCGTCGTGAAACGAATACAATGCCACAGTGGGCTGGTTCTTCATGGTACTTCCTACGTTATATCGATCCAACAAATGACAAAGCAATTGCGGATCCAGAGTTATTAAAACGTTGGTTACCAGTTGATATTTACATCGGTGGCGCGGAGCACGCAGTACTTCACTTACTATACGCACGCTTCTGGCATAAAGTCCTTTATGATCTAGGTGTTGTTCACACGAAAGAGCCATTCCAAAAGTTATTCAACCAAGGGATGATTCTAGGTGAAGGTAACGAAAAAATGTCGAAATCTAAAGGGAATGTAGTTAACCCGGATGATATCATCGAGTCTCATGGTGCCGATACATTACGTCTATACGAAATGTTCATGGGTCCATTAGAGGCATCTGTTGCATGGAGCACAAATGGTCTTGACGGAGCGCGTCGTTTCTTAGATCGTATTTGGCGTCTATTCGTGACAGAAGAAGGCAAATTAGCTGATAAAGTCCAAGTGTCTGACGATAAAAACTTAGAAAAAGCGTACCACCAAACAGTGAAGAAAGTGACAGACGATTACGAAGGTATTCGTTTCAACACAGCGATTTCACAAATGATGGTATTCATTAATGATTGCTACAAAGCAGAAGTGATTCCAACTGAATACGCAGAAGGCTTTGTAAAATTATTATCCCCACTTGCACCACATGTGGCAGAAGAGCTTTGGGCAATCTTAGGGCACGAAGGTACTATTACGTATGCAGAATGGCCATCATTCGATGAATCGAAGCTTGTAGACGACGAAATCGAAGTCGTTGTACAAGTATTAGGTAAAGTGCGTGCGAAAGTAACAGTAGCAAAAGACGTTTCTAAAGAAGAATTAGAAAAAGTTGCACTTGAAGATAGCAAAGTACAAGAATTTATTGAAGGAAAAACAATCGTGAAAGTCATTGTCATCCCAGGTAAATTAGTAAATATTGTTGTAAAATAA
- a CDS encoding MFS transporter, which translates to MPKQVWFLILGTFINTVGNSFLWPLNSIYIHDHLGKSLTVAGVVLMLNSLAGVFGNLVGGFLFDKLGGYKAILIGVVLNLCSITLLTLWHDWPQYVIFLAMLGFSGGIVYPAIYAIAGSAWPEGGRKAFNSIFLANNVGVAIGPALAGIIADFIFDYVFSANLFFYAVFFVLVLTTYKRFDQRDVTTKSLGKDEQGRQKGPILAIGILSISLVVCWLSYSQWSATISSYTQGLGMSLSEYSLLWTLNGFLIVAVQPIIRPLIKRWENKIKHQLVLGLVLMSLSFIVVYFAGDFKMFAAAMIILTFGEVFFTPVIPLIANRLAPPGQQGFYQGLVNSATTIGRMIGPVFGGFMVDMYGMQVLMIILSILLVFAIIPCLLYDRSLKNLES; encoded by the coding sequence TTGGCACGTTTATTAATACAGTTGGAAATTCATTTTTATGGCCTTTAAATAGTATTTATATTCATGACCATTTAGGAAAGTCATTAACGGTTGCTGGAGTCGTACTGATGCTAAATTCGTTAGCAGGGGTGTTTGGTAATTTAGTTGGTGGTTTTTTATTTGATAAATTAGGTGGTTATAAAGCGATTTTAATTGGGGTCGTGCTCAATTTGTGTTCGATTACCTTATTAACGTTGTGGCATGATTGGCCACAATACGTCATCTTTTTAGCAATGCTCGGTTTTAGTGGCGGGATTGTGTATCCAGCGATTTATGCGATTGCCGGAAGTGCGTGGCCAGAAGGTGGGCGTAAGGCGTTTAACTCGATTTTCTTAGCAAATAATGTCGGGGTGGCGATTGGTCCTGCACTTGCTGGGATTATTGCAGATTTTATATTTGATTATGTATTTAGTGCAAACTTATTTTTCTATGCGGTGTTTTTCGTACTTGTCCTAACGACATACAAACGCTTTGATCAGCGAGATGTCACAACAAAATCGCTTGGAAAAGACGAGCAAGGACGTCAAAAAGGTCCGATTCTAGCGATAGGTATTTTAAGTATTTCACTTGTTGTATGTTGGTTAAGTTATTCACAGTGGAGCGCGACGATTTCTTCTTATACACAAGGGCTAGGGATGAGCTTGTCTGAGTATAGCTTACTTTGGACGCTAAATGGATTTTTGATTGTCGCAGTGCAGCCAATTATCCGCCCACTTATTAAACGTTGGGAAAATAAAATTAAGCATCAATTAGTGCTTGGTTTAGTGTTAATGTCTCTGTCATTTATCGTGGTCTATTTTGCAGGGGACTTCAAAATGTTTGCAGCGGCAATGATTATTTTAACGTTTGGTGAAGTATTCTTTACACCCGTCATTCCATTAATAGCTAATCGACTTGCGCCACCTGGACAGCAAGGCTTTTATCAAGGCTTAGTGAACAGCGCTACAACGATTGGCCGCATGATCGGTCCCGTGTTTGGCGGCTTCATGGTCGATATGTACGGTATGCAGGTGCTCATGATCATTTTATCGATTTTACTAGTATTCGCGATTATTCCATGTCTTCTATATGATAGGAGCTTAAAAAATCTAGAAAGTTAA
- a CDS encoding response regulator transcription factor — protein sequence MEEATILIVEDDADILEVLSLYVQNAGHRTVKAKTIDEAKIQFTAHTIDLMLVDVNLPDGSGIDFARDVRRQSEVLIFFVSANDTVEDKLMGFDVGADDYITKPFIPKEVIARINAHLGRNKGMKKQRLQVNDIMIDFEEKSVYKNGEQVHLFTKEKQILFYLVENRNQVLSVDQIINQVWGYDEIVDLKAVTVHISMLRKKIETNPAKPIYIQTVRGFGYKFEVK from the coding sequence ATGGAGGAAGCGACGATTTTAATAGTTGAAGATGATGCAGATATATTAGAAGTGTTATCATTATATGTACAAAATGCTGGACACCGTACTGTCAAAGCAAAAACAATTGATGAAGCTAAAATTCAATTTACGGCACATACAATTGACTTAATGCTTGTGGATGTAAATTTGCCTGATGGATCAGGAATCGATTTTGCACGTGACGTTCGACGACAATCAGAAGTGTTAATCTTCTTTGTATCCGCTAATGATACGGTAGAAGATAAGCTAATGGGCTTTGATGTTGGAGCGGATGATTATATTACAAAACCTTTTATTCCAAAAGAGGTCATTGCTCGCATTAATGCTCATTTAGGAAGGAACAAAGGCATGAAGAAGCAAAGGCTTCAAGTGAATGATATTATGATTGATTTTGAAGAAAAAAGTGTTTATAAAAACGGTGAGCAAGTTCATTTGTTTACAAAAGAAAAGCAAATTTTATTTTATCTTGTCGAAAATCGTAATCAAGTATTAAGTGTTGACCAGATTATTAATCAGGTATGGGGCTATGATGAAATTGTCGATTTAAAGGCGGTTACGGTACATATTAGTATGCTGAGGAAAAAAATTGAAACGAATCCAGCAAAACCGATATACATTCAAACGGTTCGAGGCTTTGGTTATAAATTTGAAGTAAAATAA
- a CDS encoding LuxR C-terminal-related transcriptional regulator, whose translation MIKLYSTPKIQMPVSHADIIDRPRLLSLLQQAHHKKLTVIRAPAGYGKTTLVLQYFYSQNKPVAWFSIDKEDNDPVRFWTFFCHAIDQAHGLSDLSSSMKSLIQSRESYTNGFFIDSLLLELSHIETPFSIVLDDLHIIENPIIYKMVENFIEYLPSHIHLFITTRSTLPLPTTKWHVKQIINEVNTDDIRFSPYEVLQFLHNTSLTHHEVEAIHSKTEGWISGIILMQLNENNSWNKRLLENQRYTSQYLWEEMLHNLPPYIQQFLIKTSILPLLDIDLCNALTHRTDSFDILSDLVEKGLFIIQNDGEKTTFRYHHLMIDALHTQLHKQFTQDELLQLALEAAQLLYHSEDIAAAIELSLRFQLYEIAHQWLMIHYLYFCQMGQLTTYLRWLQVLRTHVSQVDFNLLVTGYNIAITINDTNTATSITHELEALHEKNGWKEKAEHAEISYTYETTKAYSMIANRKNVNDVLAILFKQVKEPIATDHILPSPFVYNPLEYTLLRTNLAGKGNLPSIEDTEKITSLFQQTKFQNLYVSAFITGIAAEIYFERNHFSLAKKHMDLALEFAHTYDDASLFVPMYILKAKLAIAKQQFTQAKSILHVVQQLNIEKQWTYFIKITEAYCFIQEGQLLQAEEILEGHALQHPYWHLTHARLKIKLEQYDSALQSIIKVKLEAKMNEQIATWLEATTLETVCYIAKGEHDEAAVIFDEVMEKAATYFYSRLLVQEPLLLPLLQQYVTNEQLASHWSIDSTEYIAFIQPFISDKKGIIDILTPREISIYELLCNGFSNREIAETLNLSVGTIRIYLSTIYGKLGVNSRTQAILMKAKM comes from the coding sequence ATGATAAAACTGTATTCAACACCGAAAATCCAAATGCCCGTGTCACATGCAGATATAATTGACAGACCCAGACTGCTTTCTTTACTTCAGCAAGCTCACCATAAAAAACTAACCGTTATTCGAGCGCCCGCTGGATATGGTAAAACCACATTAGTGCTGCAATATTTTTATTCGCAAAATAAGCCAGTCGCATGGTTTTCAATTGATAAAGAAGACAATGATCCAGTACGTTTTTGGACATTTTTTTGCCATGCAATAGATCAGGCACATGGGCTTAGTGACCTATCCTCTTCGATGAAATCACTTATTCAATCACGTGAGTCCTATACAAATGGCTTTTTTATCGATAGTTTACTGCTAGAGCTATCGCATATTGAGACGCCTTTTTCTATTGTATTAGACGATCTACATATTATTGAAAACCCTATTATTTATAAAATGGTGGAAAATTTTATCGAATATTTACCAAGCCACATCCATTTATTTATTACAACAAGGTCTACCTTACCGCTCCCCACTACAAAATGGCATGTAAAGCAAATTATTAATGAAGTAAATACAGACGACATACGCTTCTCCCCGTATGAGGTTTTGCAATTTTTACATAATACGTCATTAACACATCATGAGGTAGAGGCGATTCATTCCAAAACGGAAGGCTGGATTTCAGGCATTATATTAATGCAGTTAAATGAAAATAACAGCTGGAATAAGCGGTTACTTGAAAATCAGCGTTATACATCTCAATATTTATGGGAGGAAATGCTTCACAATCTCCCACCTTATATTCAACAATTTTTAATCAAAACGTCCATTCTTCCTCTACTTGATATTGATTTATGCAATGCACTTACACATCGCACAGATAGTTTTGATATATTATCAGATTTGGTGGAAAAAGGCTTATTTATCATTCAAAATGACGGAGAAAAAACTACATTTCGCTATCATCATTTAATGATTGACGCCTTGCATACACAATTGCATAAACAGTTTACCCAAGATGAATTACTACAGTTAGCATTGGAAGCAGCTCAGCTCCTGTACCATTCAGAGGATATTGCCGCTGCTATCGAGCTTTCATTACGGTTTCAGCTGTATGAGATAGCGCATCAATGGTTAATGATTCATTACTTATATTTTTGTCAAATGGGGCAATTAACTACCTATCTACGCTGGTTACAGGTATTGCGCACGCATGTTTCACAAGTAGATTTTAATTTGTTAGTAACTGGCTATAATATTGCCATTACGATAAATGACACAAATACAGCAACATCCATAACACACGAATTAGAGGCACTACACGAGAAAAATGGCTGGAAGGAAAAAGCAGAACATGCGGAAATCTCGTATACATATGAGACAACAAAGGCGTATTCTATGATTGCAAACCGTAAAAATGTAAATGACGTATTAGCAATCTTGTTTAAGCAAGTTAAAGAGCCTATTGCCACCGATCATATATTGCCCTCACCTTTTGTGTATAATCCATTAGAATATACATTATTACGAACAAATTTAGCTGGAAAAGGTAATTTACCATCTATAGAGGATACAGAAAAAATCACCTCATTATTCCAGCAAACAAAATTCCAAAATTTGTATGTTTCGGCATTTATCACAGGAATTGCAGCTGAAATCTATTTTGAACGCAATCATTTTTCTTTAGCCAAAAAGCATATGGACTTGGCGCTAGAATTTGCTCATACGTACGATGATGCGAGCTTATTTGTTCCTATGTATATATTAAAAGCGAAGTTAGCCATTGCTAAACAACAATTTACACAGGCAAAAAGTATTTTACACGTAGTTCAACAATTAAATATCGAAAAGCAATGGACCTATTTTATAAAAATAACGGAGGCGTATTGTTTTATACAAGAAGGACAACTATTGCAGGCAGAGGAGATTTTAGAGGGCCATGCATTACAGCATCCATACTGGCATTTAACGCATGCAAGGTTAAAGATAAAGCTAGAGCAATATGACAGTGCACTACAATCGATTATAAAGGTGAAGTTAGAGGCGAAGATGAACGAGCAAATTGCTACTTGGCTTGAGGCCACTACGCTAGAGACAGTTTGCTACATAGCAAAAGGTGAACATGATGAAGCAGCAGTGATATTTGACGAAGTAATGGAAAAGGCTGCAACGTATTTTTACAGTCGCTTACTCGTACAGGAGCCATTATTACTGCCTTTATTACAACAATATGTAACCAATGAACAACTAGCTAGCCACTGGTCCATTGATTCAACCGAGTACATTGCGTTTATCCAGCCGTTTATAAGTGATAAAAAGGGGATAATTGACATACTTACCCCCCGCGAAATATCAATTTATGAATTGCTATGTAATGGTTTTTCTAATCGTGAAATTGCTGAAACGTTGAATCTTTCTGTTGGAACAATTCGAATTTATTTATCAACAATTTATGGGAAATTAGGTGTCAACTCACGTACACAGGCTATTTTAATGAAGGCAAAAATGTAA